From Actinopolyspora lacussalsi, a single genomic window includes:
- a CDS encoding MFS family permease (product_source=COG0477; cath_funfam=1.20.1250.20; cog=COG0477; pfam=PF07690; superfamily=103473; transmembrane_helix_parts=Inside_1_18,TMhelix_19_41,Outside_42_50,TMhelix_51_73,Inside_74_84,TMhelix_85_107,Outside_108_144,TMhelix_145_167,Inside_168_220,TMhelix_221_238,Outside_239_252,TMhelix_253_275,Inside_276_294,TMhelix_295_317,Outside_318_374,TMhelix_375_397,Inside_398_402) has product MTVAAPSRPTQVERRARVAVAVLFFTNGALFANLLPRFPQIKADLGLGNTAYGVAVVAFPMGAIVAGLAAGVAVRRLGSARVAVAGTLLTAVGILVAGTAGSVAMFAGALLLAGAMDSLTDVAQNAHGLRVQRRYGRSIINSFHAVWSIGAVTGGSMAAAAMALGLSRGQHLAISAAVFVLAACAAWMLCLPGPDDESIPGADADLGEAGRAERVLPGRRIAFVLAALVVIAMAGTLVEDAGNSWATLYLSESLHAPATLAAQGYVALVAAQFVGRILGDRLVGRFGQRTVARSGGLITAVGMGLALAVPTVPGTVLGFAAAGFGVATLVPAAMHEADELPGLKQGSGLTVVSWLMRLGFLLSPPLVGVVADTAGLRVGLLVVPLAGVLVLLFAGVLSNRRA; this is encoded by the coding sequence ATGACCGTTGCCGCACCATCCCGACCCACGCAGGTCGAGCGGCGGGCTCGCGTGGCCGTGGCCGTGCTGTTCTTCACCAACGGAGCGCTGTTCGCCAACCTGCTGCCGAGGTTTCCGCAGATCAAGGCGGATCTCGGACTCGGCAACACCGCCTACGGGGTGGCTGTCGTGGCGTTCCCGATGGGGGCCATCGTCGCCGGTCTGGCCGCAGGGGTGGCCGTCCGGCGGCTGGGTTCCGCGCGGGTGGCGGTCGCGGGCACCCTGCTGACCGCGGTGGGAATCCTGGTCGCGGGAACGGCGGGTTCGGTCGCGATGTTCGCGGGAGCACTGCTTCTCGCCGGTGCGATGGATTCGTTGACCGATGTCGCGCAGAACGCCCACGGATTGCGGGTGCAGCGCCGCTACGGACGCTCCATCATCAACTCGTTCCACGCCGTCTGGTCCATCGGGGCAGTGACCGGCGGATCCATGGCCGCCGCCGCAATGGCGCTCGGGCTCTCGCGGGGGCAACACCTGGCGATCTCGGCGGCGGTGTTCGTGCTCGCGGCCTGTGCCGCTTGGATGCTCTGCCTGCCCGGGCCCGACGACGAATCCATCCCGGGAGCCGATGCCGACCTCGGGGAGGCGGGACGGGCGGAGCGCGTGCTCCCGGGGCGGCGCATCGCGTTCGTGCTGGCAGCACTCGTCGTCATCGCCATGGCCGGAACACTCGTCGAGGACGCGGGCAACTCCTGGGCCACGCTCTACCTCTCCGAATCGCTGCACGCGCCCGCGACATTGGCGGCCCAGGGCTACGTGGCGCTGGTTGCGGCCCAGTTTGTCGGCCGCATCCTCGGTGATCGGCTCGTCGGACGGTTCGGGCAGCGCACCGTGGCCCGTTCCGGTGGTCTGATCACCGCAGTCGGTATGGGCCTGGCGCTGGCTGTGCCGACCGTGCCCGGCACGGTCCTCGGCTTCGCCGCCGCCGGGTTCGGGGTGGCGACGCTGGTGCCCGCCGCGATGCACGAGGCCGACGAGTTGCCCGGACTCAAGCAGGGTTCGGGGTTGACCGTCGTTTCCTGGCTCATGCGGCTGGGCTTCCTGCTGTCCCCGCCGCTGGTCGGCGTGGTCGCCGATACGGCAGGTCTCCGGGTGGGGCTGCTGGTCGTGCCGCTGGCCGGGGTGCTCGTGCTGTTGTTCGCGGGAGTGTTGAGCAACCGGCGCGCCTGA
- a CDS encoding hypothetical protein (product_source=Hypo-rule applied) gives MNSESVLGWLEAMGVPPRVVSVAAERDDAWCLLRDDSEGQQVWDVFWREQGNRYDWARFSDERVACFYLFGRLTWTQALRGAVGPLDSGSTPPRGVPIPGGSADPGSASSGSGSASSGPGSASSGSGSGSPDASNGPATPATGNTSADPDSGSSHRDTSGTEQGTAGSERHTSGE, from the coding sequence GTGAATTCCGAATCCGTGCTGGGATGGCTGGAGGCGATGGGAGTGCCACCGCGGGTGGTTTCCGTCGCGGCCGAGCGCGACGACGCTTGGTGCCTGCTGCGGGACGACTCCGAAGGACAACAGGTCTGGGACGTGTTCTGGCGTGAGCAGGGCAACCGCTACGACTGGGCGCGGTTCTCGGACGAACGGGTGGCTTGTTTCTACCTGTTCGGGCGGTTGACCTGGACCCAGGCGCTGCGGGGCGCGGTCGGCCCGCTCGACTCCGGCAGCACACCGCCCAGGGGAGTCCCGATCCCCGGTGGCTCCGCTGATCCCGGCAGCGCTTCTTCGGGGTCCGGTAGCGCTTCTTCGGGACCTGGCAGCGCTTCTTCGGGCTCCGGCAGCGGCTCCCCTGATGCGAGCAACGGTCCGGCGACCCCGGCCACCGGCAACACCTCGGCCGACCCCGACTCCGGGAGTTCCCACCGGGATACTTCCGGAACCGAGCAGGGCACCGCCGGGTCGGAACGGCACACCTCGGGCGAATGA